Below is a window of Limnochordia bacterium DNA.
CCTACATCCACCGCGAGAAACCGGCCAACGGCCGTAATAATGTCCTTCTCTCCGTAGGGCAAAAACCGCAGCACGGCATAGCCGTTATCCTGGTTATGGTAAGTGATCCGCTCAACAGTCCCCTCAATAGTGGTCAACTTACTACCTCCGTCTGATGTATATTCCAAACACTCAATACTATTTTACATAGTTTAATCTGCCACCACCGGCATAGTGGGTATTCCAGTAGCTGCCTGAAAGCATCATCCCGGTTTCCGTAATCTTACCCGAGGTCTCCGAAGCTACAACGCAACGCACTTGGTTAATCGTCGTACGAACCAAGATACCAACACCCATGATCCGCCCCTTCTCGCTCTTAAAAAAGATCAAATCCCCCGGTCGTAGCTCTTCTAAGGGCTGTAGACTTACGTTCCAGTTAAACAGAGCATAGCTATTAACATCGGTGACTGGTACAAAACCCTGATCACTTTTGAACAGAAACTTTGCATCGGGGAGAACCTCCCGGTAACAGTTTACCACAAGGCCCGATGCATCTAGACCTAGATTGTCGATGGACTCGCCTAGAATGAGTGCTTCTTCTAATTCACTGAGGGTTGTTCTTCCACCAAGTCGGTAGGGCATCCCTGTATAGCTTTGTCCCCGGTAAACATAGTCAAATTCAGCATATTCTAGAGCAACCTTTAGGGCCTGTTCAGCTTGGGCTGCGGTAACCTGCATTTTCTCTACGGCTTCGGCACAACTACACAATAATATCATTATTGCCAACATAAAAATCCCTATTCGGCAACGCATCTTGATCCCTCCATGGGTTGAAATAGCATGCCTTGCCCACATCATAGCATAGTTGGCCTATACTTGCACCTTGGCAATCAACCGCCTGTTCTATCATCGTTTATGATGCCAAACCTGAGGTTTCTTTGAGGCGGGCGGTTTTGTTTGCTACGGCAAGCTTAGTCTATGGCCGACTTGAATTCCTTGCTCTTTTACCGTATTTGCGGGGAGTTCTAGCACAAAATACCCCCTAACCACAAGGGGGCCGATCCGGTTTGGCCGCAGATTCGTGACAATCTTGCAGACGGTTCCATCCCTCTGCCCATGAATAATGTCAATGGAAAACTTCATCCCAAAGGTGTGAATGTTCCCACAGGGAACTAGCAAAAGACCTTGGTCTGCTTCTAAACATTGACAACCGAGCAGACCCCGGAGGCGGAAGAACATGGTATCTGCTAACCAGACCCGCTTAGCAACAGTCCTTCCGGTAGTTAGGTTGGTAACCTCAATGATTTTCACCCTACGCATATCCCCTTTGCATGGAGCACTACAGTTCTGTGGCCTATGTTTGGGCTGCGCCTCTGCTCATCAATCACCCATCAACTAGGTCAAGTATATGTTAACACGCGCGGGAGAACCGGTCAATTCTATAGGCTTAGAAGACAGCGGCGGGTTGCATTAATGCATAAAAATGGCGGGGATAACGTCCAGCGTTTGCCGCCATAAACGCCAGCATCACCCCCACCAAAACTGACAACAAAAAAGGTCCTGTTTTCCAGTACCAAAGAACAGGACTTTACTGTTTTCTTCGGCATCCAGACAGTCATAGCAATCATTGCCTTAGACTCACGGCTTTGCGTCCCAAGCTTTCGCTAGGTTTGCCCTTTCGTTTGTAATATTCGATTACCGGAATTCCCCTTCTCGCAACGCTAAAACCGCTGCCTGTGTCCGATCTTGAACATCCAACTTTCGGAGCATATTTGTGATGTGATTTTTAACGGTCTTCTCCGAAATGAAAAGCTCAGCAGCAATTTCCCTATTACTCTTACCATCAACGATTGCCCTGAGAACTTCCATTTCCCTACGAGTTAGAATCTCTGCCACAGATGAAGAAGCTTTTCCTGTTTCCTTTTTAGTCGTATGGGACCTTTTCTTTTTGTGAACCGCCGCCAATATGGCTTTTACCAATTGCTCAGGGGTAACGTCCTGGCGCACAAATCCGGCTATACCAGCATAGAAGGCTTGGGCCAATGCCTTGGGGCTATTTAAAGGAACCAAGCCTAGGACAAAAACGTCCTCAAGCATAGAAGCAATCCTAGCCGCAAATAACTGTGCATTCTGGACAGACTCCTCACTAAGGTTAATAATCAGCACATGGGGCTTAAGGGCTTCTGCCTTAGTAACGCCTTCCTTGAGGTCAATAGCCGTCCCAACGACCTTGATCCTAGGCTCCTGACCTAAAATCGACTCAAGCCCGGCCCGCACTATATGATTGGGTTCGCAGATCAATACCTTAGTAAGGGCCAACAACCCCTCGCCTCCAATTCAACGCAGTAAAACCCGTTAGTAAATTGGCGGCCCTCTCACATATAATTATCGGTGTCTATCTGTATTAGTTTAGGGAAAATGTATCAATTACTATCCTCGGTAGCTGAAGGAAATCGTCCTAGAATACATGTTTAGTCCGAGGAACCAAAGGACTGCTGAGCATCCTGTGGTTCCTTGGAGGTAGACTGAAGATCATCTAAGGTCTTCTCTATTTTCCTAGTAATCTCATCAAGGCGTCTTTGCGTTTGCTCCAACTCCACAAGCAAATCTCCCAACCGGGAATCGTCCACGCGCCCCACCCGCTTTCTTGTCTGCACACCACTGGTCTATTACATTCTCGCCGTACCCAAAGCGTCCTTGCATCCGCACGCTCTATCCGAAGGTATCTTTTCGATCATCTTGAAGATTAGGTTTCTTAGTCGATCATTATTCTCGCTAAACACCCGAATTACCTCTTCATGACTTACCGGTAAAATGTCAGGATTGCCCGCTAGTCCCGCATCATAGTCGGTAATTAAGGCAATGTTTACATAGCACATCTCCAGTTCCCTGGCGAGGATCGCCTCGGGGTACTGAGTCATGTTAATGACTTCCCAACCCTGTGCGGCAAAAAACCGGCTCTCCGCCCGGGATGAAAAACGGGGCCCTTGGATCACAACAACAGTTCCCTGGGAGTGAACACTAAGTCCCATCTGTTCAGCACAGGTTAGAGCATGTTGCCTTAATTGGCCGCAATAGGGTTCTGCACTACTAATATGTGTTGTCGTAGGTCCATCGTAGAAGGTATCCCTCCGCCCATGGGTAAAGTTCACAAACTGATCGGAGATCACAAAATCACCGGGTTCAACTCCAGGCTGTAAGCTCCCTGCTGCGCATGGCCCGATGAGACGTTCCACACCTAAATGCTTCATAGCCCAG
It encodes the following:
- a CDS encoding DUF192 domain-containing protein; translation: MRRVKIIEVTNLTTGRTVAKRVWLADTMFFRLRGLLGCQCLEADQGLLLVPCGNIHTFGMKFSIDIIHGQRDGTVCKIVTNLRPNRIGPLVVRGYFVLELPANTVKEQGIQVGHRLSLP
- a CDS encoding S-methyl-5'-thioadenosine phosphorylase, giving the protein MIKRAEIGVFGGSGFYQLADDVEEIWVETPYGAPSDKIALTTIGGKQVAFLPRHGKEHIYPPHMINYRANVWAMKHLGVERLIGPCAAGSLQPGVEPGDFVISDQFVNFTHGRRDTFYDGPTTTHISSAEPYCGQLRQHALTCAEQMGLSVHSQGTVVVIQGPRFSSRAESRFFAAQGWEVINMTQYPEAILARELEMCYVNIALITDYDAGLAGNPDILPVSHEEVIRVFSENNDRLRNLIFKMIEKIPSDRACGCKDALGTARM
- a CDS encoding response regulator transcription factor encodes the protein MLALTKVLICEPNHIVRAGLESILGQEPRIKVVGTAIDLKEGVTKAEALKPHVLIINLSEESVQNAQLFAARIASMLEDVFVLGLVPLNSPKALAQAFYAGIAGFVRQDVTPEQLVKAILAAVHKKKRSHTTKKETGKASSSVAEILTRREMEVLRAIVDGKSNREIAAELFISEKTVKNHITNMLRKLDVQDRTQAAVLALREGEFR
- a CDS encoding C40 family peptidase is translated as MRCRIGIFMLAIMILLCSCAEAVEKMQVTAAQAEQALKVALEYAEFDYVYRGQSYTGMPYRLGGRTTLSELEEALILGESIDNLGLDASGLVVNCYREVLPDAKFLFKSDQGFVPVTDVNSYALFNWNVSLQPLEELRPGDLIFFKSEKGRIMGVGILVRTTINQVRCVVASETSGKITETGMMLSGSYWNTHYAGGGRLNYVK